One genomic window of Thermococcus indicus includes the following:
- the cas1b gene encoding type I-B CRISPR-associated endonuclease Cas1b has protein sequence MRKRSKTILSDGTLFRRENTLYFQNAKMKKPKPLVVEGIYDIYIYGHVNITSQALHYLAQKGIAVHFFNHHGYYDGSFYPREKLHSGDLVIRQVEHYLNREKRLQLARLFVKGSALNMEKNLKRWKVADGFSGLLEELFRELEMAKKITEIMNVEARIRSEYYSRWDEHLPEDFKIVKRTRRPPENEMNALISFLNSRLYATIVSELYNTQLVPTVSYLHEPGERRFSLALDLSEIFKPIIADRIANRLVKQGTIRKEHFRGELNGVLLTKEGMRKVVEAYNDEMRKSVRHPNLKTNVTKQRLIRLEAYKLMRHFVGVGRYDPLVAWF, from the coding sequence ATGCGAAAGCGCTCCAAAACGATTCTCTCCGACGGAACCCTCTTCCGGAGGGAGAACACCCTCTACTTCCAGAACGCCAAGATGAAAAAGCCAAAGCCCCTTGTGGTAGAGGGCATCTACGACATCTACATCTACGGCCACGTGAACATAACATCCCAAGCGCTTCACTACCTCGCCCAGAAAGGTATAGCTGTGCACTTCTTCAACCACCACGGCTACTACGACGGCAGCTTTTACCCGAGGGAGAAGCTACACTCCGGAGACCTGGTTATCAGGCAGGTCGAGCACTACCTCAACCGCGAGAAGCGCCTCCAACTGGCGAGGCTTTTCGTCAAAGGCTCGGCCCTGAACATGGAAAAGAACCTGAAGCGCTGGAAGGTCGCCGATGGCTTCTCCGGCCTGCTGGAGGAGCTGTTTAGGGAGCTTGAGATGGCCAAGAAAATAACCGAGATTATGAACGTCGAGGCACGGATAAGGAGCGAGTACTATTCAAGATGGGACGAACACCTGCCTGAGGACTTCAAGATAGTCAAGCGCACGCGCAGGCCGCCGGAGAATGAGATGAACGCTCTTATAAGCTTCCTCAACTCAAGGCTCTACGCCACAATCGTTTCCGAACTTTACAACACCCAGCTCGTTCCGACCGTTAGCTACCTCCACGAGCCGGGGGAAAGGAGGTTTTCCCTGGCGCTCGACCTGAGCGAAATTTTCAAGCCAATCATAGCGGACAGGATAGCAAACAGGCTCGTAAAGCAAGGAACCATCAGGAAGGAGCACTTCCGGGGGGAGCTAAACGGGGTCCTGCTCACGAAGGAGGGCATGAGGAAGGTGGTCGAGGCCTACAACGATGAGATGAGGAAGAGCGTGAGGCACCCGAACCTTAAAACGAACGTTACGAAGCAGAGATTGATAAGGCTCGAAGCCTACAAGCTCATGCGCCACTTCGTTGGAGTCGGTAGGTATGACCCGCTGGTGGCGTGGTTCTGA
- the cas3 gene encoding CRISPR-associated helicase Cas3', with the protein MPQMTLDVYYQKSLQKEEPTSKVPNSEKVELLRKILAKSKREEGKDDNFPPYTLVGHVILALNRCVELEKFISSLENIKYPRFANPEDRYIFFKNLAKAIIIHDLGKISLDFQKRLYAPDKVPHEIWGLLKESKGVKTYGNHELFSLLWSFALLGNSNEDAMIRTAVLLHHYNEFFSQEEPRITKIIEGDNSNELKYLEFLLCKRDKLEALLMAYLEIIRDKFSAISFIAEAADELIDSMDFSRLELLKEQMETFGINPSREFPIYNPREQKTSVDFLVFLGMLRRCDYSSSGDFYVEVIDNLEAIFGDVDSKIKKKIRAKAGTTFKGLWQEELLRKYNSDYLAVIAPTGSGKTELAVLWAKNRGKLVYTLPLRVALNDLYRRLAKEYFDEEHVGLLHSTAFMEYVEGSGKEVDVEKKVNAASLLAMPVMLSTPDQVFLTGLNYYGADKVISVYPESAIVVDEVQVYTPEMVSVFLRTLDLIMQAGGKVLLITATLPPHIRWFLSGFTEDDAKKLRINTDRLPKPLFNFKVLDVAEEFRGKEENVKNLKIKRHKLDVIEDKVMFQYINENGKMSPTVGPAAFKEIQERLEEFNNNGLKAVMIVVNNVKKAIELCKSFTETSNEEHRETKEIKCGSWNNWDIYLLHSRLPEKRKQLIIGEVKKILNEYKDRKEIDRPILLITTQVVEASVDVDFDAMITEISPIDSQVQRWGRVYRNRGGKHYNEYIKEIREKNKVEENPNGEIPPNIIVFLGDEIDRGTTTVYGKGIGKDVLEKTKEVLKKLDGKLLGYIEERNAIEEVYSGEILGEYIKQVDELYNKLDYFTLEKKSEAQRVFRQMAGMYFVVPSLMKKFGDETAKKFGEFLSEPENRRLSWKDVVIGVYGLEEEPPQEKEKKEEWEKKLKIGKWKLKKILQEYSVNVPLWFVLEDFNLQHALNDTFKGYPVVLTWGKDNAEKLWKFGVDEVVGDLDAEEDVL; encoded by the coding sequence ATGCCCCAGATGACACTTGATGTGTACTATCAAAAATCCCTTCAAAAGGAGGAACCCACTTCTAAGGTTCCTAACAGTGAGAAGGTGGAACTTTTGAGAAAAATACTCGCGAAGAGCAAGCGCGAGGAGGGCAAAGATGATAACTTCCCACCCTATACACTCGTCGGCCACGTTATATTGGCTTTAAACCGGTGTGTTGAGCTTGAGAAGTTTATATCAAGCCTTGAAAACATCAAATATCCTCGTTTTGCGAACCCAGAGGATAGATATATTTTCTTCAAGAACCTTGCGAAGGCTATAATAATTCACGATCTTGGAAAGATAAGCCTCGACTTTCAAAAGAGGCTCTACGCTCCAGATAAGGTTCCCCACGAGATTTGGGGGCTCCTCAAGGAGAGCAAGGGCGTTAAAACCTACGGCAACCACGAGTTGTTTTCCCTCCTCTGGAGCTTCGCCCTTTTGGGAAACAGCAATGAAGATGCAATGATTAGAACCGCTGTGCTTCTCCACCACTACAACGAGTTCTTCTCTCAGGAAGAGCCAAGAATAACCAAAATAATAGAGGGTGACAACTCTAACGAGCTAAAATACCTTGAATTTCTACTTTGCAAGAGAGACAAGCTTGAGGCTCTTCTCATGGCTTATCTCGAAATAATAAGAGACAAATTTAGTGCAATCAGCTTTATAGCAGAGGCTGCTGACGAGCTCATAGACAGCATGGACTTCTCAAGGCTTGAACTCCTAAAGGAACAGATGGAGACCTTTGGGATCAACCCATCCAGAGAGTTCCCCATATATAATCCAAGAGAACAGAAAACCAGCGTGGACTTCTTAGTCTTCCTTGGCATGCTGAGAAGGTGTGATTACTCATCGAGCGGGGACTTTTACGTTGAGGTCATCGATAACTTGGAGGCTATCTTTGGAGACGTGGACTCAAAAATCAAGAAGAAGATAAGAGCGAAAGCAGGAACCACCTTCAAAGGCCTCTGGCAGGAAGAGCTTTTGAGAAAGTACAACTCTGACTATCTTGCCGTTATAGCCCCAACGGGCTCGGGGAAGACCGAATTGGCTGTTCTCTGGGCGAAAAACAGGGGAAAACTCGTGTATACCCTCCCGCTTAGAGTGGCCCTAAACGACCTCTATAGACGCCTGGCCAAGGAGTACTTTGATGAGGAACACGTTGGGTTGTTGCATTCAACCGCTTTCATGGAGTACGTAGAGGGCTCAGGCAAAGAAGTCGACGTCGAGAAAAAGGTGAACGCCGCGAGTTTGCTCGCAATGCCGGTCATGCTATCAACACCTGACCAAGTCTTTCTCACAGGACTCAACTACTATGGGGCCGACAAAGTGATTTCAGTTTATCCAGAATCAGCGATAGTCGTTGATGAAGTTCAGGTATATACTCCTGAAATGGTCTCAGTCTTCCTCAGAACCCTTGACCTGATAATGCAGGCAGGAGGAAAGGTTCTCTTAATCACCGCGACCCTACCACCTCATATAAGATGGTTCCTATCGGGTTTCACTGAAGATGATGCCAAAAAGCTTAGAATCAACACTGACAGGCTTCCAAAACCACTTTTCAATTTCAAAGTCTTGGACGTCGCCGAAGAGTTCAGGGGAAAGGAGGAGAACGTTAAGAATCTGAAGATTAAAAGGCATAAGCTGGATGTCATTGAGGATAAAGTGATGTTTCAATACATCAATGAGAATGGAAAAATGTCTCCTACGGTAGGACCAGCGGCTTTCAAAGAAATACAAGAGCGCCTTGAAGAGTTCAATAACAATGGCCTTAAAGCTGTCATGATAGTCGTAAACAACGTGAAGAAGGCCATCGAGCTGTGTAAATCCTTCACAGAGACGAGTAATGAAGAACACAGGGAAACCAAGGAAATCAAATGCGGGAGCTGGAACAACTGGGATATCTACCTTCTTCATTCAAGGCTCCCAGAAAAGAGAAAACAACTCATCATAGGAGAGGTAAAGAAAATTCTCAACGAATACAAAGATAGAAAAGAAATAGACAGGCCAATTCTCTTAATAACAACTCAGGTTGTTGAGGCTTCGGTTGATGTTGACTTCGATGCGATGATAACGGAAATTTCTCCCATAGACAGCCAAGTCCAGAGGTGGGGTAGGGTCTACAGGAACAGGGGAGGAAAGCACTACAATGAGTACATAAAAGAGATTAGAGAGAAAAACAAAGTTGAGGAGAACCCAAATGGAGAAATCCCGCCGAACATAATTGTTTTCCTTGGAGATGAAATCGATAGAGGAACCACCACCGTTTATGGCAAAGGAATCGGTAAAGATGTCCTTGAGAAGACAAAAGAAGTCCTTAAAAAACTCGATGGAAAACTCCTTGGATACATTGAGGAAAGGAATGCTATTGAGGAAGTATACAGCGGGGAGATTCTTGGGGAATACATAAAACAAGTTGATGAACTCTATAACAAGCTCGACTACTTCACCCTCGAAAAGAAGAGCGAAGCCCAAAGAGTCTTCCGGCAGATGGCAGGGATGTACTTTGTCGTCCCCTCTCTGATGAAGAAGTTTGGGGATGAAACCGCCAAGAAGTTCGGTGAGTTCCTCAGCGAACCTGAAAACCGCAGGCTTAGCTGGAAAGATGTTGTAATCGGAGTCTATGGGCTTGAGGAGGAGCCTCCGCAGGAGAAAGAAAAAAAGGAGGAATGGGAGAAAAAACTGAAAATAGGAAAATGGAAGCTCAAAAAGATCCTCCAGGAGTACTCGGTGAACGTTCCGCTATGGTTCGTTCTGGAGGACTTCAACCTTCAACATGCTCTCAACGATACCTTCAAGGGCTATCCAGTGGTTCTAACATGGGGCAAAGACAATGCCGAGAAGCTCTGGAAGTTTGGAGTTGATGAAGTCGTCGGTGACCTCGATGCAGAAGAGGATGTGCTGTGA
- the cas5b gene encoding type I-B CRISPR-associated protein Cas5b, whose protein sequence is MAMAGKTLLIELFQPFAQYRNPFTFYYAQTYPLPPKSTIIGMLQNALNDWYGHGDGHREGVEKWWSLKVSVHGGFESVFWNYQQLIKATKSGISLVRFRGRPVLWNQGRPLYGFSLTSQRTPVSQQELFNGWLYILLKHKDEEFLEKIKNALERPRKVLSLGRSEDIVFIRNVHFVRESETNSDNAREIGVIYPTYVYVKNPEEALARQEYPVYYIPIKVIFKNNGNPVRHKAEISKKTFRDVEFKPVVHVGPWKYLELKQEVTFEEYRLGEVILRIPNGKDVSGWL, encoded by the coding sequence ATGGCTATGGCTGGGAAAACCCTCCTCATTGAACTCTTCCAGCCCTTTGCCCAGTATCGCAATCCTTTCACCTTTTACTACGCCCAGACCTACCCATTGCCACCGAAGTCAACGATAATCGGTATGCTCCAGAACGCGCTCAACGACTGGTATGGTCATGGAGATGGTCATAGAGAGGGAGTTGAGAAGTGGTGGTCACTAAAGGTCAGCGTTCACGGTGGCTTCGAGAGCGTTTTCTGGAACTACCAGCAGCTGATAAAGGCCACTAAATCGGGAATTTCCCTCGTCCGCTTCAGGGGTAGGCCTGTGCTCTGGAATCAGGGCAGACCTCTCTACGGCTTTTCTCTGACATCTCAAAGAACTCCGGTTTCCCAGCAAGAACTCTTCAACGGCTGGCTTTACATCCTCCTCAAGCATAAAGACGAAGAATTTCTTGAGAAAATCAAGAACGCGCTTGAAAGACCAAGGAAAGTCCTCTCCCTCGGAAGGAGTGAGGATATCGTTTTCATAAGGAATGTTCACTTCGTTCGGGAAAGCGAGACAAACTCTGACAATGCCAGAGAAATCGGCGTTATATACCCCACCTACGTTTATGTCAAAAATCCAGAAGAAGCTCTGGCAAGGCAGGAGTATCCAGTCTATTATATTCCTATCAAGGTCATCTTCAAGAACAACGGAAATCCCGTTAGACACAAGGCGGAGATAAGCAAGAAAACGTTCAGAGACGTTGAGTTCAAGCCAGTAGTCCACGTCGGTCCTTGGAAATACTTGGAGCTCAAGCAGGAAGTTACTTTTGAGGAGTACCGGTTAGGTGAAGTTATTTTGAGGATCCCTAATGGAAAGGATGTCAGCGGGTGGTTGTAA
- the cas4 gene encoding CRISPR-associated protein Cas4, whose protein sequence is MEEYPLDDLLITGTEINYLFICPTKLWYFAKGITMEQESEWVDLGKFLHERRYGNEEKEVQIGRVKIDFIRKGEIIEVHEVKKGKSMEKAHEMQALYYLYYLKRLGIEAKAVLHYPQLNETKEITLDGREREVEEAIQEVVRIKSLPAPPKPVKSKKCRKCAYYELCWV, encoded by the coding sequence ATGGAGGAATACCCCCTCGACGACCTCCTCATCACCGGCACAGAAATCAACTACCTCTTCATCTGTCCGACGAAGCTATGGTACTTTGCCAAGGGCATAACGATGGAGCAGGAGAGCGAGTGGGTCGATCTCGGCAAATTCCTCCACGAGCGGCGCTACGGCAACGAGGAGAAGGAGGTCCAGATTGGAAGGGTAAAGATAGACTTCATCAGGAAGGGCGAAATCATAGAGGTTCACGAGGTTAAAAAGGGCAAGTCCATGGAGAAAGCCCACGAGATGCAGGCGCTCTACTACCTTTATTACCTCAAGAGGCTCGGCATCGAAGCGAAGGCGGTTCTCCACTACCCCCAGCTCAACGAGACGAAGGAGATAACCCTCGATGGCAGGGAGCGGGAAGTTGAAGAGGCCATCCAAGAGGTAGTCCGGATTAAATCCCTGCCCGCTCCTCCAAAACCGGTAAAATCAAAGAAATGCCGGAAATGCGCCTACTACGAGCTCTGCTGGGTCTGA
- a CDS encoding CRISPR-associated protein Cas4: protein MDYPTEISEFNERIRSAVSGKPPLERRIWVTSLSHCLRKTALSIYLNTYNPSKSWEARIGSALHGWLGEVVKGAEFEVPVEYKLKNGWTLVGKADAVKGDYVLEFKFKGFEKKGDAESKSRNRRNQDLDHAEPSKEWVEQLNAYLGMLGKERGYIYIFDRNGLEFRIFPVDFDEKLFRRFIKRAERVIEAVEELEAGKFPKWISTVGNKSWVCNSCIFRPICASIDREWLKPK, encoded by the coding sequence ATGGACTACCCAACCGAAATCTCGGAGTTCAACGAGCGGATAAGGAGCGCCGTCTCGGGAAAACCGCCGCTCGAGAGGAGGATATGGGTGACGTCGCTAAGCCACTGCCTGAGAAAGACGGCCCTTTCAATATACCTCAACACCTACAACCCCTCAAAGAGCTGGGAGGCGAGGATAGGCTCGGCACTCCATGGATGGCTCGGCGAGGTCGTTAAGGGGGCGGAGTTTGAGGTTCCCGTGGAGTACAAACTCAAAAACGGATGGACCCTCGTCGGAAAGGCGGACGCCGTTAAAGGCGACTACGTTCTGGAGTTCAAGTTCAAGGGCTTCGAGAAGAAGGGGGATGCCGAAAGCAAGTCAAGGAACAGGAGAAACCAGGACCTAGACCACGCCGAGCCCTCAAAGGAATGGGTGGAGCAGCTCAACGCGTATCTCGGAATGCTGGGGAAGGAAAGGGGGTACATATACATCTTCGACAGGAACGGCCTCGAATTCAGGATATTTCCGGTGGACTTCGACGAGAAGCTTTTCAGGAGGTTCATAAAACGGGCCGAGCGGGTAATTGAGGCCGTGGAGGAGCTTGAGGCAGGGAAGTTCCCGAAGTGGATAAGCACCGTCGGGAACAAGAGCTGGGTCTGCAACTCGTGCATTTTCAGGCCGATATGCGCCAGCATCGACCGGGAATGGTTGAAGCCTAAATAA
- the cas2 gene encoding CRISPR-associated endonuclease Cas2 produces the protein MYVVIVYDVNVKRVNNVKKFLRQHLHWVQNSVFEGEVTKAEFERIKATLRELIDDEEDSVVIYKLRSMPAREVMGVEKNPMGDVI, from the coding sequence ATGTACGTCGTCATAGTCTACGACGTGAACGTGAAGCGCGTCAATAACGTCAAGAAGTTCCTGCGTCAGCACCTCCACTGGGTTCAGAACAGCGTCTTTGAGGGGGAAGTTACAAAAGCGGAGTTCGAGAGGATAAAGGCCACCCTCCGGGAGCTGATCGATGATGAAGAGGATTCTGTCGTCATCTACAAGCTCCGCTCCATGCCGGCCAGGGAGGTAATGGGGGTGGAAAAGAACCCGATGGGGGACGTTATTTAG
- a CDS encoding AAA family ATPase: protein MKAPFVYGRKVGREHFADREEEVERLKIAIISGQNVIIYSPRRYGKSSLVGIALEELGEKVYPIEVDCSGVLTKKELAERISSAAIRTWKGRIEEFLRKLFKTTTPRITIGKRLSVEFVVGEENTAFEEALKLPKRLAEITGKRVVVVFDEFQEVSNLGKEVLPKMRAEFQKHKEVTYVFVGSKQGMMREIFQSPSSPFYNFGMHMILKRIQEEKFKPFIENKFKESGFEVDDELMDSVLRITKGHPHYTQMLCYRLWLNALLSKRGSISEEDLEKALEEILNETAEFFEEMWDSLTINQRRLLVAIARNESDLYSRDFLNRYGFERASTVQAALRALKEKELIVRENGRYLIENPLFELWILKVSEG from the coding sequence ATGAAGGCACCCTTTGTCTACGGGAGGAAAGTGGGCAGGGAACACTTTGCGGATAGAGAGGAAGAGGTTGAGAGGCTCAAAATAGCCATAATAAGCGGTCAGAACGTTATCATATATTCACCAAGGCGCTATGGGAAGAGTTCCCTCGTCGGCATTGCTCTGGAGGAACTTGGGGAGAAGGTGTACCCAATAGAAGTCGACTGCTCGGGGGTCCTCACCAAGAAAGAGCTTGCCGAGAGAATAAGCTCGGCAGCGATAAGAACATGGAAAGGACGGATAGAAGAGTTCCTGAGGAAGTTGTTTAAAACAACAACGCCCAGAATCACCATCGGGAAAAGACTCAGCGTGGAGTTCGTTGTGGGAGAGGAAAACACCGCCTTCGAAGAAGCTCTAAAGTTGCCAAAGCGTCTTGCGGAGATCACAGGAAAGAGGGTCGTGGTCGTTTTTGATGAGTTCCAAGAGGTGAGCAACCTTGGAAAAGAAGTTCTCCCAAAGATGCGCGCCGAGTTTCAGAAACATAAGGAAGTTACCTATGTCTTTGTGGGGAGCAAGCAGGGTATGATGCGCGAGATATTCCAGTCACCCAGCAGTCCCTTCTACAACTTTGGGATGCACATGATTCTCAAAAGAATCCAGGAGGAGAAGTTCAAGCCCTTCATTGAAAACAAATTCAAAGAGAGCGGGTTTGAGGTTGACGACGAGCTGATGGACTCCGTGCTGAGGATAACCAAAGGCCATCCCCACTACACGCAGATGCTGTGCTACCGACTGTGGTTAAACGCCCTCCTCTCGAAGAGGGGCAGTATATCCGAGGAAGACCTGGAGAAAGCCCTTGAAGAGATACTCAACGAAACCGCGGAGTTCTTTGAGGAAATGTGGGACTCCCTGACGATCAACCAGCGGAGGCTCCTCGTTGCGATAGCGCGAAACGAGAGCGACCTTTACTCAAGGGACTTCCTTAACCGATACGGCTTTGAAAGGGCTTCAACAGTCCAAGCGGCGTTGAGGGCCCTTAAAGAAAAGGAGCTGATAGTGCGGGAAAATGGAAGATACTTGATAGAAAATCCCCTCTTTGAGCTCTGGATACTTAAGGTAAGCGAGGGTTGA